From the genome of Hyphomonas adhaerens MHS-3, one region includes:
- a CDS encoding transglutaminase-like domain-containing protein, whose protein sequence is MSEQDDALQATYFVDSDDAAIIAKARTLADGATDDVQIAERLFYAVRDGFRYDPYNLATEREAFKASNILGETATWCVPKSIVLTAMARASGIPARLGFADVRNHLTSEKLTETMGTDLFAWHGYSELWLDGRWVKLSTAFNKELCDRFGVKALEFDPVEGALMHPFDESGRRHMEYVRERGSYLDLPLAEMFRTFAEVYPGWEIGPDGEATRVEAAPASKDERFH, encoded by the coding sequence ATGTCGGAACAGGACGACGCACTTCAGGCGACCTATTTTGTCGATAGCGATGACGCGGCGATCATCGCGAAAGCCCGCACCCTCGCCGATGGGGCCACGGATGATGTGCAAATTGCCGAACGCCTGTTCTACGCCGTCCGAGACGGCTTCCGCTATGACCCCTACAATCTCGCCACGGAGCGCGAGGCGTTCAAGGCGAGCAACATTCTGGGCGAAACCGCCACCTGGTGCGTTCCGAAATCGATTGTCCTGACCGCGATGGCGCGCGCCTCCGGCATTCCGGCGCGCCTCGGCTTTGCCGATGTCCGCAATCACCTGACCAGCGAGAAGCTCACCGAGACGATGGGCACCGACCTTTTCGCCTGGCACGGCTATAGCGAGCTCTGGCTGGATGGCCGCTGGGTGAAACTGTCGACCGCGTTCAACAAGGAGCTCTGCGACCGGTTCGGCGTGAAGGCACTGGAGTTCGACCCCGTCGAGGGCGCGCTGATGCACCCCTTCGACGAGTCCGGCCGGCGACATATGGAATATGTCCGCGAGCGGGGCAGCTATCTCGATCTTCCGCTGGCGGAGATGTTCAGGACCTTCGCCGAAGTCTATCCCGGCTGGGAAATCGGCCCGGACGGCGAAGCCACCCGTGTCGAAGCGGCCCCGGCATCGAAAGACGAGCGGTTCCACTAA
- a CDS encoding acyl-CoA dehydrogenase family protein: protein MTELNTELFDLTMSEKAKPLFERVKKHLEENVAPWQEEFAALNKEKEDRWTWHPRQLELLEAAKAKAREAGLWNFFLPDAETGVGLSNLDYAYIAAELGKYPQGSETLNCSAPDTGNMEVLERVGTPAQKEKWLEPLLNGEIRSAYAMTEPGVASSDAKNISTTAVLDGDEWVINGEKFYISGAGDPRCKIMIVMVKTDPNAEASKQQSQILVPMDTPGVEILGGMEVMGEDHAPRGHMHLRFDNVRVPKENVLLGVGRGFEISQVRLGPGRIHHCMRSIGKAEIALELMIKRAGTREAFGKPIAKLGKNLEVISRARIEINAMRLAVLQAAKAMDVLGNKEARVYVSAVKAMVPEKVCLIIDQAMQMHGAAGMSQWFPLAGMYADMRHLRYADGPDEVHHMVVGRAEVQKHGLW, encoded by the coding sequence ATGACCGAGCTGAATACCGAGCTTTTCGACCTGACCATGTCGGAGAAGGCGAAGCCGCTTTTCGAGCGGGTGAAAAAGCACCTCGAAGAGAATGTCGCGCCCTGGCAGGAGGAGTTCGCGGCCCTGAACAAGGAGAAGGAAGACCGCTGGACCTGGCATCCGCGCCAGCTGGAGCTGCTGGAAGCGGCCAAGGCCAAGGCGCGCGAAGCGGGGCTGTGGAACTTCTTTCTGCCGGATGCCGAGACGGGCGTGGGGCTGAGCAATCTCGACTATGCCTATATCGCGGCGGAGCTCGGCAAGTATCCGCAAGGTTCGGAAACGCTGAACTGTTCGGCGCCGGACACGGGCAATATGGAAGTGCTGGAACGGGTCGGCACACCGGCACAGAAGGAGAAGTGGCTGGAGCCGCTGCTCAATGGCGAGATCCGCTCCGCCTATGCGATGACCGAGCCGGGGGTCGCCTCATCCGACGCCAAGAACATCTCCACCACCGCTGTGCTGGACGGGGATGAATGGGTCATCAATGGTGAGAAATTCTACATCTCCGGCGCGGGCGATCCGCGCTGCAAGATCATGATCGTCATGGTCAAGACGGACCCGAACGCGGAAGCCTCGAAACAGCAATCGCAGATCCTCGTGCCGATGGACACGCCCGGCGTGGAAATCCTGGGCGGTATGGAAGTGATGGGCGAAGACCATGCCCCGCGCGGCCACATGCATCTGCGGTTCGATAATGTTCGTGTGCCGAAGGAGAATGTGCTGCTGGGCGTCGGGCGCGGCTTCGAGATTTCGCAGGTGCGGCTTGGGCCGGGCCGTATCCACCACTGCATGCGCTCCATCGGCAAGGCAGAGATCGCGCTGGAGCTGATGATCAAGCGCGCCGGCACGCGCGAAGCCTTCGGCAAGCCGATCGCCAAGCTCGGCAAGAACCTCGAAGTGATCTCGCGCGCCCGGATCGAGATCAACGCCATGCGGCTTGCCGTGTTGCAGGCGGCCAAGGCCATGGACGTGCTCGGCAACAAGGAAGCGCGGGTCTATGTCAGCGCGGTGAAGGCGATGGTGCCTGAGAAGGTCTGCCTGATCATCGACCAGGCGATGCAGATGCACGGCGCGGCGGGCATGTCGCAATGGTTCCCGCTGGCCGGCATGTATGCCGACATGCGCCACCTGCGCTATGCCGACGGGCCGGATGAGGTGCACCACATGGTGGTGGGCCGCGCCGAAGTGCAGAAGCACGGCCTCTGGTAA
- a CDS encoding CBU_0592 family membrane protein yields the protein MRRNFLTTESVSVLHDAIGIVGVSIVLLAYFLLQTEKVGARSVIYLLMNLIGSLGVLVSLSRNFNLASFAIETSWVLISVFGLTTLVYKRWRRSR from the coding sequence ATGCGGCGAAATTTCCTGACTACGGAGAGCGTTTCAGTGCTGCATGACGCTATCGGTATTGTAGGCGTTTCTATCGTCTTGCTCGCTTACTTCTTACTGCAGACTGAAAAAGTTGGCGCACGCAGTGTAATTTACCTTCTCATGAATTTGATTGGATCGCTCGGCGTACTTGTTTCGTTGAGCCGAAACTTCAATTTGGCTTCATTTGCCATCGAGACATCTTGGGTACTAATTAGCGTTTTTGGCCTAACGACGTTGGTTTATAAACGGTGGCGCCGGAGCCGTTGA
- a CDS encoding glycosyltransferase family 4 protein, which translates to MSWEAMTFIRLMGPVLLSAALCGMMFLIRIDDAPDGGRKVQKTPVPSSGGVAILIALGVSAWLASEAGLLSDYWLHNGTQTVLAITMAAGAIGFVDDKWGMSAWLKLVLTATLAISFAVLDPGLRLASLPLPLVMAGVAFWLLVTMNGVNFMDGSNGLAMGSSAIMLLGAAGVLWRVDPSQPFPGPAPDLAFLCVTASLAILGFLAWNLPGKLYAGDSGAFGIGALFGGAGIIVGVVSTIWTAAILFLPFLVDVVLTVLWRAKNGQSVMTAHRDHAYQLFLRSGWKHIPVAVLWWVFSWTCALAAMNVPDGLAMFAFFGLTVFGSALWFLQRLTLGRRLAAEGL; encoded by the coding sequence GTGAGCTGGGAAGCGATGACCTTCATTCGCCTGATGGGGCCGGTCCTGTTATCGGCGGCCCTGTGCGGCATGATGTTCCTGATACGGATTGACGATGCACCGGATGGCGGGCGCAAGGTTCAGAAGACGCCGGTGCCAAGTTCCGGCGGCGTCGCCATCCTCATCGCGCTGGGTGTTTCCGCGTGGCTGGCGAGCGAGGCCGGGCTGCTGTCCGATTACTGGCTGCACAATGGCACACAGACCGTTCTGGCCATCACGATGGCGGCGGGGGCCATCGGTTTTGTGGACGACAAATGGGGCATGAGCGCGTGGCTGAAACTCGTGCTGACGGCCACCCTGGCAATCAGTTTCGCCGTGCTCGACCCCGGCCTGCGCCTGGCCAGCCTGCCACTGCCGCTGGTCATGGCGGGGGTCGCCTTCTGGCTGCTGGTCACCATGAATGGCGTGAACTTCATGGACGGCTCCAACGGCCTCGCCATGGGGTCTTCCGCGATCATGCTGCTGGGGGCGGCGGGCGTGCTGTGGCGGGTGGACCCGTCCCAGCCCTTTCCCGGCCCGGCGCCGGACCTTGCCTTTCTCTGCGTAACCGCATCGCTGGCCATTCTCGGCTTCCTGGCGTGGAACCTGCCGGGCAAGCTCTATGCCGGGGATTCCGGGGCCTTCGGCATTGGTGCCTTGTTCGGCGGGGCGGGCATCATCGTCGGCGTCGTGTCGACCATCTGGACCGCCGCGATCCTGTTCCTGCCATTCCTGGTGGATGTGGTGCTGACCGTGCTGTGGCGCGCGAAGAACGGCCAGTCGGTCATGACGGCCCACCGCGACCATGCCTACCAGCTGTTCCTGCGAAGCGGCTGGAAACACATTCCCGTCGCCGTACTCTGGTGGGTTTTCAGCTGGACCTGCGCGCTGGCGGCGATGAACGTGCCGGATGGCCTCGCGATGTTTGCGTTCTTTGGACTGACGGTTTTCGGCAGCGCCCTCTGGTTCCTCCAGCGCCTCACGCTCGGCCGGAGGCTGGCGGCGGAGGGGCTTTAG